In one Dasypus novemcinctus isolate mDasNov1 chromosome 25, mDasNov1.1.hap2, whole genome shotgun sequence genomic region, the following are encoded:
- the LOC101414799 gene encoding LOW QUALITY PROTEIN: polypyrimidine tract-binding protein 1-like (The sequence of the model RefSeq protein was modified relative to this genomic sequence to represent the inferred CDS: inserted 1 base in 1 codon) translates to MDGIIPDIAVGTKRGSDELFSACVINGPFIMSSSSASAAKGNDSKKFKGDSRSAGVPSRVIHVRKLPGDVTEGEVISLGLPFGKVTNLLMLKGKNQAFIEMNTEEAANTLVNYYTSVTPVLRGQPVYIHFSNHKELKTDSSPNQARAQAALQAVNPVQSGNLALAASTAAVDAGMAMAGQSPVLRIIVENLFYPVTLDVMHQIFYKFGTVLKIITFTKNNQFQALQQYADPVSAQHAQLSLDGQNIYNACCTLHIDFSKLTSLNVKYNDKSRDYTRPDLPSGDSQPSLDQTMAAAFGAPGIISASPYAGAGFPPTFALPQAAGLSVPDVHGALAPLALCSAAAAAAAGRIAIPGLAGAGNSVLLVSNLHPKRVTPQSLFILLGVYGDMQRVKMLFNKKENALVQMADGSQAQLAMSHLNGHKLHGKPLRITLSKHQSGQLPRQGQEDQGLTKDYGSSPLHRFKKPGSKNFQNIFPPSATLHLSNVPPSVSEEDLKMLLSSNGGIVKGFKFFQKDRKXALIQMGSVEEAIRALIDLHNHDLGESHHLRVSFSKSTI, encoded by the exons ATGGACGGCATTATCCCAGATATAGCAGTTGGTACAAAGCGGGGATCTGACGAGCTCTTCTCTGCCTGCGTCATTAACGGACCTTTTATCATGAGCAGCAGCTCGGCCTCCGCAGCCAAAGGGAACGACAGCAAGAAGTTCAAAGGGGACAGCCGGAGCGCGGGCGTGCCCTCCAGGGTGATCCACGTGCGGAAGCTCCCGGGCGACGTCACCGAGGGCGAGGTCATCTCCCTGGGGCTGCCCTTCGGGAAGGTCACCAACCTGCTGATGCTGAAAGGGAAGAACCAGGCCTTCATCGAGATGAACACGGAGGAGGCCGCCAACACGCTGGTCAACTACTACACCTCGGTGACGCCCGTGCTGCGCGGCCAGCCCGTCTACATCCACTTCTCCAACCACAAGGAGCTCAAGACGGACAGCTCGCCCAACCAGGCGCGGGCCCAGGCGGCCCTGCAGGCCGTCAACCCCGTGCAGTCGGGGAACCTGGCGCTGGCCGCCTCGACCGCTGCCGTGGACGCGGGGATGGCCATGGCTGGACAGAGCCCCGTGCTGCGCATCATCGTGGAGAACCTCTTCTACCCCGTGACGCTGGACGTGATGCATCAGATTTTCTACAAGTTTGGCACAGTCCTGAAGATCATCACCTTCACCAAGAACAACCAGTTCCAGGCGCTGCAGCAGTACGCGGACCCCGTGAGCGCGCAGCACGCCCAACTGTCGCTGGACGGGCAGAACATCTACAACGCCTGCTGCACGCTGCACATTGACTTCTCCAAGCTCACCAGCCTCAACGTCAAGTACAACGACAAGAGCCGGGACTACACACGCCCTGACCTGCCCTCCGGAGACAGCCAGCCCTCGCTGGACCAGACCATGGCCGCCGCCTTCGGTGCACCTGGCATAATCTCAGCCTCCCCGTACGCAGGAGCTGGCTTCCCTCCCACCTTTGCCCTTCCTCAAGCTGCAGGCCTCTCTGTGCCCGACGTCCACGGAGCGCTGGCCCCTCTGGCCCTCTgctcggcggcggcggcagcagcagcgGGCCGGATCGCCATCCCCGGCCTGGCGGGGGCGGGGAATTCGGTCTTGCTGGTTAGCAACCTGCACCCTAAGAGAGTCACACCCCAAAGCCTCTTTATTCTTTTAGGCGTCTACGGCGACATGCAGCGGGTGAAGATGTTGTTCAACAAGAAGGAGAATGCCCTGGTGCAGATGGCGGACGGCAGCCAGGCGCAGCTGGCCATGAGCCACCTCAACGGGCACAAGCTGCACGGGAAGCCGCTGCGCATCACGCTGTCCAAGCACCAGAGCGGGCAGCTGCCCCGCCAGGGCCAGGAGGACCAGGGGCTCACCAAGGACTACGGCAGCTCGCCCCTGCACCGCTTCAAGAAGCCGGGCTCCAAGAACTTCCAGAACATCTTCCCGCCCTCCGCCACCCTGCACCTCTCCAACGTGCCGCCTTCGGTGTCTGAGGAGGACCTCAAGATGCTCCTCTCCAGCAACGGGGGCATTGTCAAGGGCTTCAAGTTTTTCCAGAAGGACCGCA AGGCGCTGATCCAGATGGGCTCGGTGGAGGAGGCCATCCGGGCGCTCATCGACCTGCACAACCACGACCTGGGCGAGAGCCACCACCTGCGCGTCTCCTTCTCCAAGTCCACCATCTAG